In one window of Mercurialis annua linkage group LG4, ddMerAnnu1.2, whole genome shotgun sequence DNA:
- the LOC126677650 gene encoding protein trichome birefringence-like 19 yields MKFHSTEYSTVKNTNTRLFLIPFSLLFLTIIPLFLLKNPPPPPLKPSSNVNISDLIISGEKLKECDIFTGQWVPYPKGPAYYTNASCNLMIDQQNCMKFGRPDTDFMKWRWRPDDCELPFFDARQFLELVRGKSMAFVGDSVGRNQMQSLLCLLAHVAHPKDVSNMYTTDTAYFKYWLYSAYNFTLSTLWSPFLVKSCDADPDGHSLNNLMNLYLDTPDESWANHIESFDYVIISAGQWFFRPMTFYMNGEIKGCHKCDNANITDVTNYYGYRMAFRTAFRTLQRLKGYKGVTFLRTYSPSHFENGAWNAGGNCARTRPFTSEEMKLEGYELELYLTQVEELRKAEKEGKKNGLIFRLLSTTEAMVLRPDGHPNYHGISPDRNKTVADCVHWCLPGPIDTWNEFLLYMMKREARRNV; encoded by the exons ATGAAGTTCCACTCCACTGAGTACTCTACTGTAAAGAACACCAACACCAGGCTATTCCTGATACCCTTCTCACTGCTTTTTCTCACCATAATCCCTCTCTTTCTGTTAAAGAATCCGCCACCACCGCCTCTAAAACCGTCGTCAAATGTCAATATCAGCGACTTGATCATTAGCGGAGAAAAACTGAAGGAATGTGACATATTTACAGGGCAATGGGTTCCGTATCCGAAAGGGCCTGCTTACTATACAAATGCAAGTTGCAATCTGATGATTGACCAGCAAAACTGCATGAAATTTGGGAGACCTGACACAGATTTTATGAAATGGAGATGGAGACCGGACGATTGTGAGTTACCATTCTTTGATGCGAGGCAGTTCTTGGAGCTTGTTAGAGGGAAATCAATGGCGTTTGTGGGTGATTCTGTCGGGAGGAACCAAATGCAATCATTGTTGTGTCTTCTTGCTCAT GTGGCACATCCTAAGGATGTTTCTAACATGTACACAACAGACACAGCTTATTTCAAATATTGGTTATACTCTGCTTACAACTTCACTTTATCTACACTATGGTCACCATTTTTAGTTAAATCCTGCGATGCCGATCCGGACGGCCATTCTCTCAACAACTTGATGAATCTTTATCTAGACACACCTGACGAATCATGGGCAAATCACATCGAAAGTTTTGATTACGTAATCATATCTGCCGGACAATGGTTCTTTCGTCCGATGACATTCTACATGAACGGTGAAATCAAAGGTTGTCACAAATGTGATAATGCAAATATAACTGATGTCACTAACTACTATGGTTACAGAATGGCCTTCAGGACTGCTTTCAGGACTCTTCAGAGGCTGAAAGGGTACAAAGGTGTAACATTTTTAAGGACATATTCACCCTCGCATTTTGAAAATGGGGCATGGAATGCAGGTGGGAATTGCGCGAGAACAAGGCCGTTTACTAGTGAAGAAATGAAATTAGAGGGGTATGAGTTGGAATTATACTTGACACAAGTTGAGGAACTGAGGAAAGCAGAGAAAGAAGGGAAAAAGAATGGTTTAATATTTAGGCTGTTATCTACTACAGAAGCAATGGTGCTACGGCCTGATGGTCATCCGAATTATCACGGAATTTCTCCGGATCGGAATAAGACGGTGGCAGATTGTGTTCACTGGTGCTTGCCTGGTCCTATTGATACTTGGAACGAGTTTCTGCTTTATATGATGAAAAGGGAAGCTCGGAGAAATGTGTAA